From the Malaclemys terrapin pileata isolate rMalTer1 chromosome 13, rMalTer1.hap1, whole genome shotgun sequence genome, one window contains:
- the LOC128847769 gene encoding myb/SANT-like DNA-binding domain-containing protein 1 isoform X2, translating to MRGPRSKRSPAWSRREVLDLLGLWGEEAVQAQLQSSRRNADVYEKISRDMVEKGYQRDLLQCRVKAKELRLAYQKAREANGRSGAAQTCPFYKELHAILCDDPTPKSRLESLEESESQGTAGSARSAAWGSPSTLSAGLFQIRRRPKRTRADVPHETMNASGRADTKPRTAVSEKMDVMSRARAKETERAMQQEVLGILKEQTDILRRLLDLQERYFKSRLPLQPLQNSTLTSPYFPSPPRTHSTWRRGPMQYPFHSIPGEGEWTPSRPYADV from the exons atgcGGGGTCCACGCTCCAAACgctctcctgcctggagtaggCGGGAGGTGTTGGATCTCcttggcctgtggggagaagaggctgtgcaggcacagctccaatccagccGTAGAAATGCGGAtgtctatgagaagatctctcgGGACATGGTGGAGAAGGGCTACCAGAGGGACCTGCTGCAGTGTCGCGTGAAAGCAAAGGAGCTGCGGCTcgcgtaccagaaggcaagggaggcaaacggtcgctctggtgCAGCACAGACGTGCcccttttacaaagagctgcatgctatCCTCTGCGATGACCCCACCCCCAAGAGCCGCCTGGAGTCCTTGGAGGAGTCAGAGTCCCAGGGCACTGCAGGCAGTG CCAGGAGCGCGGCCTGGGGCTCTCCCTCCACACTGTCGGCGGGGCTCTTCCAGATAAGACGAAGGCCAAAGAGAACACGCGCCGACGTGCCTCATGAGACAATGAACGCCTCTGGGAGGGCGGACACCAAGCCAAGGACCGCTGTCTCGGAAAAAATGGATGTTATGAGCAGGGCGCGAGCCAAGGAGACTGAGCGTGCCatgcagcaggaggtgctggggattCTGAAGGAACAAACAGACATTTTGAGGCGTCTGCTTGACCTTCAGGAGCGATACTTTAAGTCTCgactccctctgcagcccctccagAACAGCACTCTAACATCGCcctacttcccctccccccctcgcaCACATTCCACTTGGCGCAGGGGCCCGATGCAGTATCCCTTCCACTCAATCCCCGGGGAGGGTGAATGGACTCCCAGCCGCCCATACGCTGACGTGTGA
- the LOC128847769 gene encoding myb/SANT-like DNA-binding domain-containing protein 7 isoform X1 — translation MRGPRSKRSPAWSRREVLDLLGLWGEEAVQAQLQSSRRNADVYEKISRDMVEKGYQRDLLQCRVKAKELRLAYQKAREANGRSGAAQTCPFYKELHAILCDDPTPKSRLESLEESESQGTAGSGESELLDEEEEETNWRQASGGSIVRGSQELFVTPEQSSQLQHCSMAGHDAGEGTSARSAAWGSPSTLSAGLFQIRRRPKRTRADVPHETMNASGRADTKPRTAVSEKMDVMSRARAKETERAMQQEVLGILKEQTDILRRLLDLQERYFKSRLPLQPLQNSTLTSPYFPSPPRTHSTWRRGPMQYPFHSIPGEGEWTPSRPYADV, via the exons atgcGGGGTCCACGCTCCAAACgctctcctgcctggagtaggCGGGAGGTGTTGGATCTCcttggcctgtggggagaagaggctgtgcaggcacagctccaatccagccGTAGAAATGCGGAtgtctatgagaagatctctcgGGACATGGTGGAGAAGGGCTACCAGAGGGACCTGCTGCAGTGTCGCGTGAAAGCAAAGGAGCTGCGGCTcgcgtaccagaaggcaagggaggcaaacggtcgctctggtgCAGCACAGACGTGCcccttttacaaagagctgcatgctatCCTCTGCGATGACCCCACCCCCAAGAGCCGCCTGGAGTCCTTGGAGGAGTCAGAGTCCCAGGGCACTGCAGGCAGTGGTGAGTCGGAGCtgctggatgaggaagaggaggagacaaattggagacagGCGAGCGGGGGATCCATTGTCCGGGGGAGCCAGGAGCTGTTTGTAACCCCGGAGCAGTCCAGCCAGTTGCAGCACTGCAGCATGGCTGGTCATGATGCTGGGGAGGGTacctctg CCAGGAGCGCGGCCTGGGGCTCTCCCTCCACACTGTCGGCGGGGCTCTTCCAGATAAGACGAAGGCCAAAGAGAACACGCGCCGACGTGCCTCATGAGACAATGAACGCCTCTGGGAGGGCGGACACCAAGCCAAGGACCGCTGTCTCGGAAAAAATGGATGTTATGAGCAGGGCGCGAGCCAAGGAGACTGAGCGTGCCatgcagcaggaggtgctggggattCTGAAGGAACAAACAGACATTTTGAGGCGTCTGCTTGACCTTCAGGAGCGATACTTTAAGTCTCgactccctctgcagcccctccagAACAGCACTCTAACATCGCcctacttcccctccccccctcgcaCACATTCCACTTGGCGCAGGGGCCCGATGCAGTATCCCTTCCACTCAATCCCCGGGGAGGGTGAATGGACTCCCAGCCGCCCATACGCTGACGTGTGA
- the LOC128847767 gene encoding E3 ubiquitin-protein ligase TRIM39-like, protein MATESSGVETLQRELACSICLEYFQDPVSIQCGHNFCRACISQCWEGSVRNFSCPQCRKTARKRNFRPNRELARVIEIAKGLSVQAAKGLGRCEKHQEALKLFCEEDQTPICVVCRESQAHSAHTVVPIEEAGLDYKEQIQTRLQTLKEEKAKLLGFKETEEGRCQQHLKQTQAERQKIVSLFQQLHQMLEEKERLLLVQLKELDKTIVRIQNENVTKLSEKISRLSEQISEMERKCQQAANEFPQDVRSTLSRCKKGKSQQQVEIPLELEEFLSEFSQGNSVRKTLKESKVNVTLDPDTAHPELTVSEDRRSVRWGDTRRRVPDNPKRFDAEPCVLGCEGFTSGRHYWEVEVGDGGYWAMGVARESVRRKEEISHSHEAGIWILCQCVDEYWAQTSPLTTLYLSWDPRRIGVLLDYEVGRVSFFDADNEKPIFTFPPASFGGERVHPWFHLCGEDMQLQLCP, encoded by the exons aTGGCCACAGAGAGCTCTGGGGTAGAGACCCTGCAAAGAGAGCTGGCTTGCTCCATCTGTCTGGAGTACTTTCAGGACCCGGTGTCGATACAATGCGGACACAATTTCTGCCGAGCCTGCATcagccagtgctgggagggatcGGTTAGaaacttctcctgcccccagtgcagaaAAACTGCCCGGAAAAGAAACTTCAGGCCCAACAGGGAGCTGGCGAGAGTTATCGAAATAGCCAAAGGGCTGAGTGTCCAGGCAGCCAAAGGCTTGGGAAGGTGTGAGAAACACCAGGAGGCTCTGAAACTGTTCTGTGAAGAGGATCAAACCCCCATCTGTGTGGTTTGCAGAGAGTCCCAGGCTCACAGCGCTCACACGGTGGTTCCCATAGAGGAGGCTGGCTTGGATTACAAG GAACAAATCCAGACCCGCCTGCAGACCCTGAAGGAAGAGAAGGCAAAGCTGCTGGGATTTAAAGAGACTGAAGAGGGGAGATGCCAGCAGCATCTG AAACAGACACAAGCCGAGAGGCAGAAGATTGTGTCTCTATTTCAACAACTGCACCAGATGCTGGAGGAAAAAGAGCGACTCCTGCTGGTCCAGCTAAAAGAGCTGGACAAGACGATTGTGAGGATACAGAATGAAAATGTCACCAAACTCTCCGAGAAGATTTCCCGGCTCAGTGAGCAGATCAGTGAGATGGAGCGGAAGTGCCAGCAGGCAGCGAATGAATTCCCACAG gatGTCAGAAGCACCTTGAGCAG GTGCAAAAAGGGGAAGTCCCAGCAGCAGGTGGAGATTCCTCTTGAGCTGGAGGAGTTCCTCAGTGAATTCTCTCAGGGGAACAGTGTCAGGAAGACGCTGAAGGAATCCAAAG tgaatgtgactctggatccagacacagCTCATCCCGAACTCACGGTGTCTGAGGATCGGAGAAGCGTGAGATGGGGAGACACGCGGCGGCGAGTGCCTGACAATCCCAAAAGATTTGACGctgagccctgtgtgctgggctgtgagggattcACCTCGGGGAGACactactgggaggtggaggtgggggatgggggatacTGGGCCATGGGGGTAgccagagagtctgtgaggaggaaggaagagaTCAGCCATAGCCATGAGGCGGGAATCTGGATTTTGTGCCAGTGTGTGGATGAATACTGGGCCCAGACCTCCCCTCTGACCACCCTCTATCTGAGCTGGGACCCCAGGAGGATTGGGGTTTTGCTGGACTACGAAGTGGGGCGGGTGTCTTTCTTCGACGCAGACAACGAGAAACCCATCTTCACTTTCCCGCCGGCCTCCTTCGGCGGGGAGAGAGTCCACCCTTGGTTCCATCTCTGTGGGGAAGACATGCAGCTCCAACTGTGTCCCTGA